The Chthoniobacterales bacterium genomic interval GTCCCGGCCGGTGGCTCCGGAAGGCGCGGCGCACCCGGGCCGAGCATCTGCTGGGCGTGACCGACCTCGGGATTCAGGAGATCGGGCGGCAGTGCGGGTATGCCGAGCTGGCGGCATTTTCCGCGGCATTCAAGCAGTGGACCGGACGCGCGCCCCGCGCGTTTCGCCGCGAGCGGGAGGGCGCGGGTTAGCGGTCCTCGAGCCAGCGGCGCGTGGTCTCCACGGCGTATTCGGTGAGGCCGTGGCCGGCGTTCTCGAAGCGCAGGGTGACGTCCGCTCCGCATTCCGCAAGCAACGCGGCGAGCCGGCGGGTGTTTTCTGCGGGCACGATCGGGTCGTGATGCCCCGCGGCGAGCAGAACCGGAGTGCCGGCGAGATCCGGAGACGTTTCGGGGACGAGCGGCACCATCGGCCGCAACAGGGCCGCCCCGGCAAGCGTGCCGGGGTGCAGAAGCAGCAGGCTGCCGGCGATGTTTGCGCCGTTCGAGTAGCCGACCGCGAGGAGTTGCTTCGGATCGAACTGGTATTCCTCCGCGGCGGCGGTGAGGAAAACCGCCAGTTCGTGGGTGCGGCGGATCAGGTCTTCCTCGTCGAAAACGCCCTCGGCGAGCCGACGAAAGAAGCGGGGCATGCCGTTCTCGAGGACCTGTCCGCGCGGACTGAGGAGCGCCGCGGAGGGATCGAGCGAGCGGCCGAGGGGCAGGAGGTCGTTCTCCGTGCCGCCGGTGCCGTGCAGAAGCAGCAGGGTGCGAGCCGAGCGGCCGGGCACGTGAACGTGAGGACGGTCGAGTGGAGTGGTCGGTTTCATATTTTTGCGGGCAGGGTGATTTTCGGCAGGATGTCCTCGATGCGTGGACGGGATGATTCCATCCACGAGGGCAGGCGCAGGGTCGTGCCGAGTTCGGCCCTGGATTCATCCGTGGCGAAGCCGGGCTGGTCGGTGGCGATTTCGAAGAGCACGCCGCCGGGTTCGCGGAAGTAGATCGAGCGGAAATAGGTGCGATCCATCACGGGGCTCACGCCGTAGCCGAGCGTGGCGACCTTGTTCTGCCAGGCGACATGCTGCGCGTCGTTGGCGGCGCGGAACGCAATGTGATGCACCGAGCCAGCGGCCGGGCGGGCCGGGCCGAGGTCCGGCCGGGCCAGCAGATCGATGACCGTCCCGGGTGCGCCGGAAGCGGCCGTTTCGAAACGGGTGCGGTCGCCCGATTTCTGGGTGAGTCGATAGCCGAAGGTTTCGGTGAGCAATTGCGCGGTCGCGTCGGGGTGATGCGAAATCGCGGTGATGCCGTGCAGTCCGCGGATCGTGCATTCCGCCGGAACCCCGCCGTCGGTCCAGGGTTGGATCTGGTCGGAGGTCGGGGTTGCGATGAGCTCGATCGGCAGGCCGTCGGGATCTTCAAAACGGATGACCGTTTCGCCGAAGCGCTCCGATGTGCTGGCGTTCACGCGGTGGGCGCGCAGGCGCTCGAGCCAGTAGCTGACCGCGTTTTCCGGAATGGCGAACGCATTCGCCTCGGTTTCGCCGGAGCCATGGATGCCGCGGCGGGCGTGGGGCCAGGGGAAGAAGGTGAGAATCGTTCCCGGCGTGCCCACGGCGTCGCCGAAGTAGAAGTGGTAGCTACCGGGATCGTCGAAATTGACCGTGCGTTTCACGAGGCGCAGGCCGAGCAGGCCGGCGTAGAAATCGAGGTTGCGCTGTGGATCGCTCGCGATCGCGGTGACGTGATGGAGGCCGGAGATGTTCATGATCTTGGTGGGTTGGAGGCGGCCGGTTGACCGCCCCCGGTTGGGTTCAGCTCAATTTCCTGGCGATGGCCGAGTCGGCGGAGAGCAGGCCGCCGCCGCGGATGATGAGGGCGATTGCGATGCCGATGGCGAGCAGGTGGTATTCGAAGCCTTCGCCCTTCTGGGCGCCGGTCCAGTTCATGAAAAAGCCGAACTGGGAATGCACCGTGGCAATGGCGACGACCATCGTGGAGGCGATGCCGAGCGCGGCAATGCGCGTGCCGAGACCGAGAATCAATCCGATCGAACCCGCAAACTCCGCAGCGATCGCGAGGAAGGCGAAGAGCGCCGGAATGTGCATCGTGCCGGTGAAGAAGCCCATCGTGCCGGTGAAGCCGTAGCCGCCGAACCAGCCGAGCACTTTTTGCGCGCCGTGCGGGAAGAAGACGGCGCCGAGGGTGAGTCGGAGGACGAGGGTGGAGAGCGTATTGTCGGTTTTGAGCAGGTAGGTGAGTGCTTTCATTGGTTGTGTTGGTTGAGGCGAAGGTAGGATTCCGCGAGGCGGCGCGATAATGCTGGTTTGGCATTGAGGTTATGCATGTCGTGCATATGTTGCGGGCATGCTCGGGCAGCTCAGGGCGTTTCTTGTCGCAATGGAGGAGGGCAGCCTCAACCGGGCGGCGGCGCGTCTCCGCATGTCGCAATCCGCCCTCTCGCGGCAGATGCAGGTCCTCGAGGCGGAGATCGGCGGAGCCCTGTTCGAGCGAACCGCCGCCGGCGTGCGGCCAACGGACGCCGGCCATGCGCTCGCCAGCGCGCTGCCGAAGGTGCTGGCCGATTACGACGTCGCGATCGCGGAGGCACGGCGTCTGGCCCGGGGGCAGCGCGACCTCATTCGCATCGGCTACCTTGGCTCGGCGGCGCAAAGCTTCCTCAATCCTGCGCTGGCGACGCTGCGCCGCACGCATCCCGAGGTGAAGGTGAAACTGCTCGACCTCTCACCGGGCGAGCAGATCAGCGCGTTGCGGAAGGGGGAAATCGACCTGGCGCTCACCGGACAGGAGGGGTCGGCGGCCTCGCAGGAGTTTTACACGCGCAAACTGGCAACGCTGCCCGTTGTCGCGGTGTTGCCGGCTGATCATTTGCTGGCGGGTAGGAGAAGTATTTCGCTGGCGGCTTTGCGCGGGGAGCGATTTATTTCGGCACCCGAAGCGGACATGCCCGGGCGGGACCGATGGATTATCCAGCTATGCCGAAAGGCCGGCTTTCGTCCCAACTTCGTCCAGCAGGGAGAGAGCATTTCCCAGATGTTCTCGCTGGTGAGCGGAGAGGGCGCAGTGGCGCTGGCGCCCGGCTATTTGAAAGACATCGTCGTCCCCGGGGTGGCGTTCGTTTCGATCGCCGATCCGTCGGCGAAGTGGGATTTTCTCGTCATCTGGCAACGTGGCCGAATGCCGGCCGCCCTGCGCGCCCTTTTGGACGCGATGAAGTGCCGCCCCGCGGAGAGGAAATGATTCGCGGCTTACGTGCAGCCTCGAATCAGAAAGAGGATGAGCAGAACCGGCACGGGAATGCCGATCAGCCAAAGAGCCACCCAGCCCCAGGCTCCGGCGCGAGCTTTGTCATGGAGGTATCTCATGCCCGAAGATCGCGGCGACGCGGCCGAATGCGGGGATGAAAACGCTAGCTGATGAGCCGAACAGGGATTTTCACGACCAGCTTCCGGAGCGGAGCTCCCTCGCCGATCGCGATCTTCGGGCAGTGGGCCTCCCCGGGAAAAAACACGGCGAACTCACCGGGGCGAAGGGCCAGCAGGTGGCCGACCTCCGTGGGCGGCGCAAATTTTTCCGTGTCGCTTTCTGCCTTGAAAAGGGTGGGTTCGCCGAGCGACGCGACGGGCAGCAGGCGGATGCCCTCGATGCCTTCGATGAGATACTGGATGTCGATCGTCTGCCGATGATTTTCCCAGACGCATTCCGCCTCGGGTTTCGTCGTGTAGCCGTGGACGTTCACGAACCATCCTGG includes:
- a CDS encoding helix-turn-helix domain-containing protein — translated: PGRWLRKARRTRAEHLLGVTDLGIQEIGRQCGYAELAAFSAAFKQWTGRAPRAFRREREGAG
- a CDS encoding alpha/beta hydrolase; the encoded protein is MKPTTPLDRPHVHVPGRSARTLLLLHGTGGTENDLLPLGRSLDPSAALLSPRGQVLENGMPRFFRRLAEGVFDEEDLIRRTHELAVFLTAAAEEYQFDPKQLLAVGYSNGANIAGSLLLLHPGTLAGAALLRPMVPLVPETSPDLAGTPVLLAAGHHDPIVPAENTRRLAALLAECGADVTLRFENAGHGLTEYAVETTRRWLEDR
- a CDS encoding ring-cleaving dioxygenase, whose amino-acid sequence is MNISGLHHVTAIASDPQRNLDFYAGLLGLRLVKRTVNFDDPGSYHFYFGDAVGTPGTILTFFPWPHARRGIHGSGETEANAFAIPENAVSYWLERLRAHRVNASTSERFGETVIRFEDPDGLPIELIATPTSDQIQPWTDGGVPAECTIRGLHGITAISHHPDATAQLLTETFGYRLTQKSGDRTRFETAASGAPGTVIDLLARPDLGPARPAAGSVHHIAFRAANDAQHVAWQNKVATLGYGVSPVMDRTYFRSIYFREPGGVLFEIATDQPGFATDESRAELGTTLRLPSWMESSRPRIEDILPKITLPAKI
- a CDS encoding DoxX family protein, with product MKALTYLLKTDNTLSTLVLRLTLGAVFFPHGAQKVLGWFGGYGFTGTMGFFTGTMHIPALFAFLAIAAEFAGSIGLILGLGTRIAALGIASTMVVAIATVHSQFGFFMNWTGAQKGEGFEYHLLAIGIAIALIIRGGGLLSADSAIARKLS
- a CDS encoding LysR family transcriptional regulator yields the protein MLGQLRAFLVAMEEGSLNRAAARLRMSQSALSRQMQVLEAEIGGALFERTAAGVRPTDAGHALASALPKVLADYDVAIAEARRLARGQRDLIRIGYLGSAAQSFLNPALATLRRTHPEVKVKLLDLSPGEQISALRKGEIDLALTGQEGSAASQEFYTRKLATLPVVAVLPADHLLAGRRSISLAALRGERFISAPEADMPGRDRWIIQLCRKAGFRPNFVQQGESISQMFSLVSGEGAVALAPGYLKDIVVPGVAFVSIADPSAKWDFLVIWQRGRMPAALRALLDAMKCRPAERK
- a CDS encoding YhcH/YjgK/YiaL family protein, which encodes MFWGEQQAVVAFVAAACIFLKPMFVSALSSPALWQPFLTHPIFRESLAWIATHAASAEPGIYELGQPGWFVNVHGYTTKPEAECVWENHRQTIDIQYLIEGIEGIRLLPVASLGEPTLFKAESDTEKFAPPTEVGHLLALRPGEFAVFFPGEAHCPKIAIGEGAPLRKLVVKIPVRLIS